One part of the Algiphilus sp. genome encodes these proteins:
- a CDS encoding DUF4238 domain-containing protein has translation MSKAVNQHWVPQFYLREFSTPETMESDTPQAWIFSKRDQDGEEKLTSIRNICAKRYLYSPKEISGSRSWYTDDRLQEIESLLAPTWRAVAHDMVDLSWEPIRKGLALFIATTHVRHPDNVKLVKSIHRKLVESADALPKRPDGTPDVDRIILGGVEHKVDTSNWHSYTEWNDDDHHRFFVETIRSESAYLANMLLKKRWSVVVTEESHFITSDRPVALQHQTQQKFGVGTPDVIVSFPLSPTRILIMDDRHEEQENQYYSVKAKDVGAFNYSIWREGSRFMVTGRPVLEVLAQITGWAEREGFA, from the coding sequence GTGAGTAAGGCGGTCAATCAGCATTGGGTGCCCCAATTCTACCTTCGAGAATTTTCTACTCCTGAAACGATGGAGTCCGATACACCCCAGGCCTGGATATTTTCCAAGCGGGATCAAGATGGCGAAGAGAAGCTAACAAGCATTCGTAACATTTGTGCCAAACGCTACTTGTACTCTCCGAAAGAAATATCCGGAAGCCGAAGCTGGTATACCGATGACCGGCTTCAAGAAATTGAATCCCTGTTGGCCCCAACTTGGCGCGCCGTTGCTCACGACATGGTCGATTTGTCCTGGGAACCAATTCGCAAGGGTCTCGCATTATTTATTGCAACAACACATGTTCGTCACCCCGACAACGTGAAGTTGGTTAAATCAATCCACCGAAAACTAGTGGAAAGTGCTGATGCTCTTCCCAAAAGGCCCGATGGAACGCCCGACGTTGACAGGATCATTCTTGGCGGCGTGGAGCACAAGGTAGATACATCCAATTGGCACTCCTACACCGAATGGAACGACGATGATCACCATCGCTTCTTTGTTGAGACTATTCGTTCAGAGTCTGCATATCTTGCGAATATGCTCTTGAAGAAGAGATGGTCAGTTGTAGTTACAGAGGAAAGCCATTTCATCACCTCGGACAGACCTGTCGCGCTTCAACATCAAACCCAGCAAAAATTTGGAGTAGGCACGCCGGACGTGATTGTCAGTTTCCCGTTGTCACCAACTCGAATCTTGATCATGGATGACCGACATGAAGAGCAAGAAAATCAGTATTATTCGGTTAAAGCGAAAGATGTGGGAGCATTTAATTACAGTATCTGGCGGGAAGGCTCCCGGTTTATGGTCACAGGCCGTCCGGTACTTGAAGTTCTTGCTCAGATTACAGGGTGGGCGGAACGTGAAGGATTCGCATAA